A genomic segment from Bradyrhizobium diazoefficiens USDA 110 encodes:
- a CDS encoding MarR family winged helix-turn-helix transcriptional regulator produces the protein MPLAREAVELLVQAARAWYFEGNQHGLRDREWMALRFLGRANRFSRTPSALAGFIGSTRATASQIVKTLESRSFLVRKPSHEDKRSVVLHVTAQGEKCLSQHDPINHVVNAVTALGTEECIRLRDSLREILNHLDAAHQRLDASICRDCMFLAERSPGIGPAAAKGRATAEFMCRLYRAPVSLEETELLCTSFERTRDRPKIKAHLDRARVASQG, from the coding sequence ATGCCATTGGCACGAGAAGCCGTCGAGCTGCTGGTCCAGGCGGCGAGGGCTTGGTATTTCGAAGGCAATCAGCATGGATTGCGCGATCGGGAATGGATGGCGCTGCGCTTTCTCGGCCGCGCCAACAGGTTTTCGCGCACACCGTCCGCGCTCGCCGGCTTCATCGGCTCCACCAGGGCGACTGCATCGCAGATCGTGAAGACGCTCGAGAGCAGGTCCTTCCTGGTGCGAAAGCCCTCGCACGAGGACAAGCGTTCCGTGGTGCTCCACGTCACCGCGCAGGGCGAGAAGTGCCTGAGCCAGCACGACCCGATCAACCACGTGGTGAATGCGGTCACGGCGCTCGGAACCGAGGAGTGCATCAGGCTGCGCGACTCGCTGCGGGAGATCCTCAATCACCTCGACGCAGCTCACCAGCGGCTCGATGCCAGCATCTGCCGGGACTGCATGTTTCTCGCCGAACGCAGCCCTGGCATCGGCCCGGCCGCCGCGAAGGGACGCGCAACCGCCGAATTCATGTGCCGGCTGTATCGCGCCCCCGTCTCGCTCGAGGAAACCGAACTGCTCTGCACCAGCTTCGAGCGCACCCGCGACCGCCCGAAGATCAAGGCGCATCTCGACCGTGCGCGCGTGGCGAGCCAGGGATGA
- a CDS encoding porin codes for MKLTKTLFLGSAAGLMAASGAFAADLPVKAKAVEYVKICSLYGAGFYYIPGTDTCIKLGGYLRADANLNTNSDFNPNQGGVAGARNRLMNYYTFRAREDLNIDTRTATEYGVVRTFFDGVFTWTTGNYTPTGSATGGTQYSGTLGLNAAGTGLVGSNGSGSVNGTDGNTSAGALGVYYAFIQFAGFTMGKAVSQFDAPWTNYPGNITDNLVGGSGTVTGVTQFTYTADFGQGITASFSAEDATQYYQAGNLNMTGATAAGMIGGSYGTNAIGGSRSPNLVGQVRVDQAWGLFQASVAAHDNHVGYYGANETTGHPDDKWGWAVQLALSIKNIPTGAGDTINIQAVYTDGATRYNFQNLSGSSYALYGNSGVAGAYGSIGFANAPDTVFVTGSSQETVKTWGFRGAYTHNWDAAWNTAIYGAYAQAQFGTLAKTTLCGAGGAGGVFGGLAGVTSCNPDFAIGQLGLVTRWTPVKNLTFSADLSWTHLDQKYSGTVGVTPNVVTAKPAATYELKDQDSIAMILRAQRNW; via the coding sequence ATGAAGTTGACGAAGACGCTCTTTCTCGGCTCGGCTGCCGGCCTGATGGCCGCCTCCGGGGCGTTCGCAGCCGATCTCCCCGTAAAGGCCAAAGCGGTCGAATACGTGAAGATCTGCTCGCTGTACGGCGCCGGATTCTACTACATCCCGGGCACCGACACCTGCATCAAGCTGGGCGGCTATTTGCGTGCCGACGCGAACCTCAATACCAACTCGGACTTCAATCCGAACCAGGGCGGCGTTGCCGGTGCTCGCAACCGCCTGATGAACTACTACACCTTCCGCGCTCGTGAAGACCTGAACATCGACACCCGCACCGCGACCGAGTACGGCGTGGTCCGCACCTTCTTCGACGGCGTGTTCACCTGGACGACCGGCAACTATACGCCCACCGGTTCGGCAACGGGTGGAACCCAGTACAGCGGTACGCTCGGTCTCAACGCTGCGGGCACCGGCCTCGTCGGCTCGAACGGCTCCGGCTCGGTGAACGGCACCGACGGCAACACCTCGGCCGGTGCGCTCGGCGTGTACTACGCCTTCATCCAGTTCGCTGGCTTCACGATGGGTAAGGCCGTGTCGCAGTTCGACGCGCCCTGGACCAACTATCCCGGCAACATCACCGACAACCTCGTCGGCGGCAGCGGCACCGTGACCGGCGTCACCCAGTTCACGTACACGGCCGACTTCGGCCAGGGGATCACTGCGTCGTTCTCGGCTGAAGATGCGACCCAGTACTATCAGGCTGGCAACCTCAACATGACCGGCGCGACCGCGGCTGGCATGATCGGCGGTTCGTACGGCACCAACGCCATCGGCGGCTCGCGTTCGCCGAACCTCGTCGGTCAGGTGCGTGTCGACCAGGCCTGGGGCCTCTTCCAGGCGTCGGTGGCTGCGCATGACAACCACGTTGGCTATTACGGTGCGAACGAGACCACCGGCCACCCCGACGACAAGTGGGGTTGGGCGGTTCAGCTCGCTCTCTCGATCAAGAACATCCCGACCGGCGCGGGTGACACGATCAACATCCAGGCCGTCTACACCGACGGTGCGACCCGCTACAACTTCCAGAATCTGTCGGGCAGCTCCTACGCGCTGTACGGTAATTCGGGCGTTGCTGGCGCCTACGGCAGCATCGGCTTCGCCAACGCTCCCGACACGGTGTTCGTGACCGGCAGCTCGCAGGAAACCGTCAAGACCTGGGGCTTCCGTGGCGCTTACACCCACAACTGGGATGCGGCCTGGAACACCGCGATCTACGGTGCCTACGCTCAGGCCCAGTTCGGTACGCTGGCCAAGACCACCCTCTGCGGCGCCGGCGGTGCTGGCGGCGTGTTCGGTGGCCTGGCGGGTGTGACCAGCTGTAACCCGGACTTCGCGATCGGCCAGCTGGGTCTCGTCACCCGCTGGACCCCGGTCAAGAACCTGACGTTCTCGGCCGACCTCTCCTGGACCCATCTCGACCAGAAGTACTCCGGTACGGTTGGCGTCACCCCGAACGTCGTGACCGCCAAGCCGGCCGCGACCTACGAGCTGAAGGATCAGGACTCGATCGCCATGATCCTCCGCGCTCAGCGCAACTGGTAA
- a CDS encoding MarR family winged helix-turn-helix transcriptional regulator yields MIEKKLDRAITDFIWNVVEIHSQLEDIHSSWAGLLGITEPQWLILMAITELDEGRGVAGIDVANKLRVHPAFVTNQTKSLEKHGFLSRRPAADDARFVLMSLTEKATTEIEKLSKRKLALNSTMFNELDEKTLADLNAALATIAKNARLAARLLAIDVS; encoded by the coding sequence ATGATCGAGAAGAAGCTCGACCGGGCGATTACAGACTTCATCTGGAACGTCGTTGAAATCCACTCTCAGCTCGAGGACATCCACAGCAGCTGGGCCGGACTGCTGGGCATCACCGAGCCGCAATGGCTGATCCTGATGGCCATCACCGAGCTGGACGAGGGACGAGGCGTCGCCGGAATCGACGTCGCGAACAAGCTGCGCGTCCACCCCGCCTTCGTGACCAACCAGACCAAGAGCCTCGAGAAGCACGGGTTCCTGTCGCGACGGCCAGCGGCCGACGACGCCCGCTTCGTTCTGATGTCGCTGACGGAAAAGGCGACGACGGAAATTGAAAAACTGTCCAAGCGGAAGCTCGCCCTGAATTCGACCATGTTCAACGAGCTCGACGAGAAGACCCTCGCCGATTTGAATGCCGCGCTCGCGACCATTGCCAAGAATGCCCGGCTCGCTGCACGGCTACTGGCTATCGACGTGTCGTGA
- a CDS encoding alpha/beta hydrolase family protein, with translation MEGDHWPHGRCDGAGGSLVRLRKRASEFFESLSVAELAREAHRHLWFSDWLRVAEDYRSSAESARADGAGRIVACEAWICALMAFEVARSLSSPDDLASTDFADRVGLSLRSFADDAAHAIEHVEIDDFEQGALTGFFLPALCHGPSAPAVICIADEDVTLASMMSRLLPASLRRNMSLLLIDPGSSPVRRPLKQEHILQCWLDYLEARPDVDAQRIAIYGEGTGASHASRLVLSDRRVAAAVCDGGLLRSVAHRASVHWMTGVEQVVEGGASMRPLSSPRRMACPLLMVVGSRSMVREQEALELQAGYRQAGADCSIVVPNRIPYPLGEVENFITVDDFIFEWLDAKLGAARRLDPVTYL, from the coding sequence ATGGAAGGTGATCATTGGCCTCACGGCCGCTGTGACGGCGCCGGTGGAAGCCTCGTACGCTTGCGAAAGCGCGCGTCCGAATTTTTCGAAAGTCTGTCTGTCGCGGAGCTTGCGCGCGAGGCGCACAGGCATCTTTGGTTTTCAGACTGGTTGAGGGTTGCGGAAGACTACCGGAGCTCCGCCGAATCCGCGCGCGCGGACGGTGCCGGCCGGATCGTCGCGTGCGAAGCGTGGATATGCGCGCTGATGGCGTTCGAGGTCGCGCGAAGCCTGTCTTCTCCGGACGATCTCGCGAGTACCGACTTCGCCGATAGGGTCGGTCTCAGCCTGAGAAGCTTCGCGGACGATGCGGCTCACGCGATCGAGCACGTCGAGATCGACGACTTCGAGCAGGGAGCGTTGACCGGCTTCTTCCTGCCGGCGCTCTGTCACGGGCCTTCCGCGCCTGCGGTCATCTGCATCGCCGACGAGGACGTCACCCTGGCCTCGATGATGAGCAGGCTCTTGCCCGCCTCGCTTCGCCGGAACATGTCACTTCTGCTCATCGATCCCGGCAGTTCGCCTGTTCGTCGTCCGCTCAAACAGGAGCATATCCTCCAATGCTGGCTGGACTATCTGGAGGCCCGCCCGGATGTCGACGCGCAGCGGATAGCGATCTACGGCGAAGGAACGGGCGCCAGTCATGCCTCCCGCCTTGTCCTCTCGGATCGCAGGGTAGCCGCCGCCGTGTGCGACGGCGGTCTTTTGCGGTCGGTCGCGCACCGGGCATCGGTTCACTGGATGACAGGCGTCGAGCAGGTCGTCGAGGGCGGAGCCTCGATGCGTCCGTTGTCGTCGCCGCGCCGAATGGCCTGTCCGCTTCTCATGGTGGTCGGGAGCCGCTCGATGGTGCGCGAACAGGAGGCACTCGAGCTGCAAGCCGGCTATCGCCAGGCCGGAGCCGACTGCTCGATCGTCGTGCCGAATCGCATCCCGTATCCTCTGGGCGAGGTCGAGAATTTCATCACGGTGGACGACTTCATTTTTGAATGGCTCGACGCCAAGCTTGGAGCTGCCCGTCGCCTCGATCCCGTCACCTATCTTTAG
- a CDS encoding ketopantoate reductase family protein, translating into MARNILILGASYGSLLGTKLLMAGHNVTLVCRAKTAELINRDGTEVRIKLRDEAVHRAIFSRDLPGKLDAVTPADVDVSRYDMVGLAMQEPQYTNHTVRVLMVKIAAAKLPCLSIMNMPPLPYLKRIPALAGMDLEEAYTNAQVWERFEPGLVTLCSPDPQAFRPPEEAANVLHVGLPTNFKASVFADEKHNKVLRELEADIDAVTLDGHDVPVKLKVFDSLFVPLAKWSMLLTGNYRCITPHEPQSIRDAVHGDLKRSQTIYDHVDAIARRLGADPQDQVPFAKYAKAAESLLKPSSAARAVASGAPFIERVDLLVKLISHQLGVPNPEIDRTVETVDQKLNEKIVQGGSGAQ; encoded by the coding sequence ATGGCGCGCAACATATTGATTCTCGGGGCTTCCTACGGCTCCCTGCTGGGCACGAAGCTGCTGATGGCGGGACACAACGTCACCCTCGTCTGCCGCGCCAAGACCGCGGAGCTGATCAACCGTGACGGTACCGAGGTCCGCATCAAGTTGCGCGACGAGGCGGTGCACCGGGCGATCTTCTCGCGCGACCTGCCCGGCAAGCTCGATGCGGTGACGCCGGCCGATGTCGACGTCTCCCGTTACGACATGGTCGGCCTTGCGATGCAGGAGCCGCAATACACCAACCACACGGTGCGCGTGCTCATGGTTAAGATCGCCGCGGCGAAGCTGCCGTGCCTGTCGATCATGAACATGCCGCCGCTGCCCTATCTGAAGCGGATTCCGGCGCTCGCAGGCATGGATCTCGAGGAGGCCTATACCAACGCGCAGGTGTGGGAGCGGTTCGAGCCGGGCCTGGTGACGCTGTGCTCGCCCGACCCGCAGGCCTTCCGTCCGCCGGAGGAAGCCGCGAACGTGCTTCACGTCGGCCTGCCCACCAACTTCAAGGCATCGGTCTTCGCCGACGAGAAGCACAACAAGGTGCTGCGCGAGCTCGAAGCCGACATCGACGCGGTGACGCTCGACGGCCACGACGTGCCGGTGAAGCTGAAAGTGTTCGATTCCCTGTTCGTGCCGCTTGCGAAGTGGTCGATGCTGCTGACCGGCAACTACCGCTGCATCACGCCGCACGAGCCGCAGTCGATCCGCGACGCCGTGCACGGCGATCTCAAGCGCTCGCAGACGATCTACGATCATGTCGACGCGATCGCCCGCCGCCTCGGCGCCGATCCGCAAGACCAGGTGCCGTTCGCGAAATACGCCAAGGCGGCCGAAAGCCTGCTCAAGCCGTCGTCGGCCGCGCGCGCGGTGGCCAGCGGCGCGCCCTTCATCGAGCGCGTCGACCTGCTGGTGAAGCTGATCTCGCATCAGCTCGGCGTGCCCAACCCCGAGATCGACCGCACGGTCGAGACCGTGGACCAGAAGCTGAACGAGAAGATCGTGCAGGGCGGATCGGGCGCGCAGTAG
- a CDS encoding LysE family translocator, whose protein sequence is MLLAWAMNFLTFFTATCFLLALPGPTNTLLATSGAGIGISRSLRLLVAELFGYLAAIALLRLALGPVVSGIPLAAVVLRVAVSVYILGLAVMLWRVNARELRGGAVVTFRQVLITTLLNPKAMVFAFLLLPLQAGLFELLPWLGMIALQIVTAGAAWIALGATLGGGARRLGYPEIITRTGAVTLVAVTGLIWLQSFLSA, encoded by the coding sequence ATGCTGTTAGCCTGGGCTATGAACTTCCTGACCTTCTTCACGGCGACCTGTTTTCTCCTCGCCCTGCCGGGACCGACCAACACCTTGCTCGCGACATCGGGGGCAGGGATCGGGATATCGCGGTCGCTCCGTCTGCTCGTGGCGGAGCTGTTCGGCTATCTCGCGGCGATTGCGCTGCTGCGGCTGGCGCTCGGTCCCGTCGTGAGCGGCATTCCGCTCGCGGCCGTCGTGCTTCGCGTGGCGGTCAGTGTCTACATCCTGGGCCTTGCCGTCATGCTCTGGCGCGTCAACGCGCGCGAGCTGCGCGGCGGCGCTGTGGTGACGTTCCGTCAGGTGCTGATCACCACGCTGCTGAATCCGAAGGCGATGGTGTTCGCCTTCCTGCTCCTGCCGCTCCAGGCCGGACTGTTCGAGCTCCTGCCGTGGCTCGGAATGATCGCGCTTCAGATCGTCACCGCGGGCGCCGCGTGGATTGCGTTGGGCGCAACGCTTGGCGGCGGCGCCCGTCGTCTCGGCTACCCTGAGATCATCACGCGCACCGGCGCGGTCACGCTCGTCGCCGTGACCGGCCTGATCTGGCTTCAATCATTCCTGAGCGCGTGA
- a CDS encoding YkgJ family cysteine cluster protein: MDQAMLSVVRAVEAGATTMKGVIDATGLSRLKIERALAALEKQKLLVRDGQGFRATGLPRTAPNPRQCGSCNACCDILEVAAVDKPVNQLCRHWQAGTGCTIYASRPQMCRSFACAWLQGHLDDAWFPAKSGIVVHFSQDAVNVTVDDDCPDRWREEPYFSKLAEWSMNGIRRIGNRGYATLVVSSENRFLLLGRTVVPDPTPSGTAFLPLTPDTFRFWRATSPEHLQRLHERIAEIERIRQEFGSCAIPPNEDDDPVPPYRPALLRLSNHA, from the coding sequence ATGGATCAGGCGATGCTGAGCGTCGTCCGTGCGGTCGAGGCAGGCGCGACGACCATGAAGGGCGTCATCGACGCGACCGGACTATCCCGTCTCAAGATCGAACGTGCGTTGGCTGCGCTGGAGAAACAAAAGCTCCTGGTACGCGACGGCCAAGGCTTCAGGGCAACGGGTCTGCCGAGAACAGCGCCCAACCCGCGTCAATGCGGATCGTGCAACGCCTGCTGCGATATCCTCGAAGTCGCTGCGGTCGACAAGCCGGTGAACCAGCTCTGCAGGCATTGGCAGGCGGGCACCGGATGCACCATCTACGCGAGCCGCCCGCAGATGTGCCGGTCGTTCGCCTGCGCCTGGCTGCAAGGCCATCTCGACGATGCATGGTTTCCAGCGAAATCGGGCATCGTGGTGCATTTCAGCCAGGACGCCGTCAACGTCACGGTCGACGACGACTGCCCCGATCGCTGGCGCGAGGAGCCGTATTTCAGCAAGCTCGCCGAATGGTCGATGAACGGCATCAGGCGAATCGGAAACCGCGGCTACGCGACCCTCGTGGTCTCCAGCGAGAACCGATTCCTGCTGCTCGGACGCACCGTCGTTCCCGATCCGACGCCATCAGGCACCGCGTTCCTGCCGCTCACCCCCGACACGTTCCGGTTCTGGCGGGCAACATCACCGGAACATCTGCAGCGGCTGCACGAGCGCATCGCCGAGATCGAGCGGATCAGGCAGGAATTCGGCTCCTGCGCGATTCCCCCGAACGAGGACGACGATCCCGTCCCGCCCTATCGCCCCGCGCTTCTACGGTTGTCGAATCACGCCTGA
- a CDS encoding ATP-binding protein → MTVAIEMGQTTAGAAAAMDLEELLATRLLVQGNSGSGKSHLLRRLLEQSAPWVQQAIIDPEGDFVTLAERFGHLVIEAEDHTERGLQVAGERARLHRVSTVLNLEGLDAENQMRRAAAFLGGLFDVDRDHWYPMLVVVDEAQLFAPAVAGEVSDEARKLSLGAMTNLMCRGRKRGLAGIIATQRLAKLAKNVAAEASNFLMGRTFLDIDMARAADLLGMERRQAEAFRDLERGQFMALGPALSRRPLRLNIGPTDTHARNSTPRLMPMPDSAREDMRDVILAAPPPDASRPQRRPAPDLLEQLRAAKAAATPEIRPEVVEVQVSAEELAERRERVDRTLRAVLAEPDAGFRAVGVLYQEFVVRCRIEGLGAAVPDLNEFRRMLTRARAGLGAEHAEDDDWQDVSLRASILPDDMQGVFMMIARAAKEGWPCPGDAAIARAYGSHSLRRAQRLLSYMEEQGLIVCQLDGGGRRIVTLVELAWATAPGDPNGDDLPAEPAQSAASA, encoded by the coding sequence ATGACGGTTGCGATCGAGATGGGGCAGACCACGGCGGGCGCCGCGGCGGCCATGGACCTCGAGGAACTGCTGGCGACCCGCCTCCTGGTGCAGGGCAATTCGGGCTCCGGCAAGTCGCATCTGTTGCGGCGGCTGCTGGAGCAGAGCGCACCCTGGGTGCAGCAGGCCATCATCGACCCCGAGGGCGATTTCGTCACGCTGGCCGAGCGCTTCGGCCATCTCGTGATCGAGGCCGAGGATCACACCGAGCGCGGCCTTCAGGTCGCGGGCGAGCGCGCGCGGCTGCATCGCGTCTCAACCGTGCTCAATCTCGAGGGCCTCGATGCCGAGAACCAGATGCGCCGTGCCGCCGCGTTTCTCGGCGGCCTGTTCGACGTCGATCGCGACCATTGGTACCCGATGCTGGTGGTGGTGGACGAGGCGCAGCTGTTCGCGCCGGCAGTCGCCGGCGAGGTGTCGGACGAGGCGCGAAAACTGTCGCTCGGTGCCATGACCAATCTGATGTGCCGCGGCCGCAAGCGCGGGCTCGCCGGCATCATCGCGACGCAACGTTTGGCAAAGCTCGCCAAGAACGTCGCGGCGGAAGCCTCCAACTTCCTGATGGGCCGGACCTTCCTCGACATCGACATGGCGCGCGCCGCCGACCTGCTCGGCATGGAGCGGCGCCAGGCGGAAGCCTTTCGCGATCTCGAGCGCGGCCAGTTCATGGCCCTGGGACCTGCGCTGTCGCGGCGTCCGCTGCGCCTGAACATCGGCCCGACCGATACCCACGCGCGCAACTCCACGCCGCGGCTGATGCCGATGCCGGACTCCGCACGCGAGGATATGCGCGACGTGATCCTGGCCGCACCGCCGCCCGATGCCAGCCGGCCGCAGCGCCGGCCCGCGCCGGATCTGCTCGAACAGCTGCGCGCCGCGAAAGCGGCCGCCACGCCGGAGATCCGGCCTGAGGTGGTCGAGGTTCAGGTCAGCGCGGAGGAGCTCGCGGAGCGGCGCGAACGCGTCGACCGGACCCTGCGTGCCGTGCTCGCCGAGCCCGATGCCGGCTTCCGCGCCGTCGGCGTGCTCTATCAGGAGTTCGTGGTCCGCTGCCGCATCGAGGGCCTCGGCGCGGCCGTGCCTGACCTCAACGAATTCCGCCGCATGCTGACGCGCGCGCGCGCCGGGCTTGGCGCCGAGCATGCCGAGGACGACGACTGGCAGGACGTGTCGCTGCGCGCCTCGATCCTGCCCGACGACATGCAGGGCGTCTTCATGATGATCGCGCGCGCGGCGAAGGAAGGCTGGCCCTGCCCGGGCGATGCCGCGATCGCCCGCGCCTATGGCTCGCATTCGCTGCGCCGCGCGCAGCGCCTGCTCAGCTACATGGAGGAGCAGGGTCTCATCGTCTGCCAGCTCGACGGCGGCGGACGCAGGATCGTGACGCTGGTGGAGCTGGCCTGGGCGACCGCGCCCGGTGATCCCAATGGCGACGATCTGCCGGCGGAGCCGGCACAGAG